The sequence below is a genomic window from Ignavibacteriales bacterium.
GACTAACAAATCATTAATTCCCGAACTCTGGCAATATGGTGCGGTTTATAATGCATTCGATTTTAATTTAAATAATCAGGATAGATATAATATTGAAGCCCCGGCTTTAACTAATGTATTAGGAACAAACTGGCACTTCAAACATTGGGAAAATGGTTGGACAAGTAGTACCCGAAACAATTTAATAATACCCGATTCTATACCAGCCTTGGGTATTTCACAGCCAACTACAAGGGACATTTAAGAAGCAACACATCATCAGCATACAACCCAACTCAACGCAAAATGTGGAGGTTAAACAGCGGAGATTACCACACCATCTATGAATCAATAGACAAACTCTGGGCAACAATAAGTTCTGAATCTAACTTTTTAGGTCAATGGCAGGAAGAGCAGGATATACTTTTGAATTTGGACTTTCCCTCCACAGCAAAAGCAAAAAATCCATCTATCGATGTAATCGGAGATTCAGTACATATAGTATTTGAATATCTTGAATCAGAAAATGCGACCACTGCTCAAATTTATTATGCTACTGCAAACTTTGACCGACTTGTTTTAATCGATTCATACCCGGCTGCTTTCTTTGGACAGGCAAAACCAGTGATAGCAAGGTTTTATAATACAGGAATTGATGAAATATTTTTTCTGTATAAAAAGAATAACACCGAAGGCATCTATTACAAACGAAGATATTTAGATGTTAATTATTACTGGCAATCCGGAATTTTGCCAAATACAAATAGTGAGTGTATAAATCCGGCCATTACTGCTATTCACGGCAACAGTGAGTGCCCCATTCATATCGTTTGGCAGGAAGGGCTTCAGATAAGATATCAACTATCAAAATATTACCCGGTAAGAGGTCATTATTTCTATGAAAAAATTTCTAAAGGCAGCGGCTATACACATAATTATTCTCCTTCAATTAGTATTACCGGAAATGGCACAGTGATTACGGTATGGACAGTTAATAATCAAAGTGGTATTGAAAAAAGAACTTTAAAAGAAAATGATGCAGTTGTGTACAAAGCAATGGCAAGAGTTATGCAGAACGGCGTGTGGGGAAACTTTTTTATAGCCGGGGATAATGTAGCCAACACAACAAACAATTCAACTTCATCATCTACTTCCGAATCTGTAATTGCCTGGTCAGAGAACAGTGGTGCAAATGCAAAATGGGTAAGAAGAGTCGGAACAGAATATAGCTGCCTGTTTTCACTCAGCCCTTCCGGATCAGTGCCGGTAATCTGTAATAGTCCTGATCTCATATCTGCTAAGGCTTTGGTCTTCAATCAGTCATCTCTACCTTACGTAATAGAAAAGAGCACAACCAACTTTAGTACTGCCTGTGAAGGCGGCGGAGGCGGAGGAGATCAGGGGAAAATTACAAATGAAGATGGAACAATGTATGGCAGACGCGGTATTGTAATGAAAAATGGTGTAGAGTTCATTTTCAATATTGGTGATGTTGTTGTAGATGACAGTGTGATGAATTTTATCCCAAGAGCTGATACAATTGCTTATACTGATTATACTCAACTAAATGATGTTGTAAGAACAGTTCCGTTTCAACTAAATCAGAATTCAGAATTTTATTTTAGTAATCTTTATTACACTCTTTACGGCGAAGTTGCAGATACAGCCTTAACCGAAATCGATGCTGTTTCATTCAGGGTAGAACTAGTTGACCAATTTACTCAAACTGTTGTAGGTACATTTGATGATATTACTTATAATAAAAACAATCTTGAGAAGTATGAAAATATTTCTTACCAGGTAAATTGTTCAAACATTCAACCTGGAGAATATTATCTTAGATTGGTTACAACGGCTGTGGGTTCAACGGAATATAATCTGGCAAATGTTCAAACAAGCACATCTAATCTGGCTAAGAAGAATTACGAAACTATATTCTTTGATGGAAAAGGATTACCGGAAGAATATTCTCTTGAACAAAATTATCCTAATCCGTTTAACCCTACTACACTTATTAATTACCAAATACCAAAAGATGGACTAGTAACAATAAAAGTCTATGATATAATAGGTAAGGAAGTAACAACACTGGTGAATGAAACCAAATCTGTTGGAAGATACTCGATAAATTTTGATGGCAGCAATTTGGCTAGTGGTGTTTATATCTATCAATTAAGATCGGGTGATTTTGTTTCATCTAAGAAGATGATGCTGATTAAGTAAACTTTGTAAGAATCATCAAAACACCGGCTAATGGCTGGGCTTTATTATTCCCACTTGGAATCAGTTAATACTATTCTATTTTTTCCTTCCCAATCTCATCCGCAAGCATTTTATTTATTGATGCTGCGGCTCTTCTGCCTTCTCCCATTGCGAGTATAACCGTTGCGGCACCGAGTACAATATCACCGCCTGCAAAAATTCTGTCAACACTTGTCTTTTGGGTTTCATCAACTAAAATGTTACCCCATTTATTAACATTTATTTCAGGTGTTGTCTGGCTTATTAATGGATTACTTCCGTTGCCAATCGCGACAATAATTGTATCAACATCAAGTATGAATTCACTTCCGGGTATAACAACAGGGCGTCTTCTTCCGGATGAATCAGGTTCGCCTAATTCATAGCGCAAACATTCCATCGCGTTAACACGACCTTTTTCATTTCCCAAAATCTTTTTGGCATTTTGAAGGAAATAAAACTCGATGCCTTCTTCTTTTGCATGCGCGACTTCTTCTTTACGCGCGGGCATTTCAACTTCTGTTCGCCGGTAAACAACATAAACATTTTCAGCGCCGAGACGTTTTGCCATTCTTGCGGCATCCATAGCAACATTTCCGCCGCCAAGTACTGCAACATTTTTTGAAGGATAGATCGGGGTGTCTGCTTTTCCTTTTTCAAACGCACGCATAAGATTTGCACGTGTAAGGTATTCGTTTGCTGAAAAAACTCCGACTAAATTTTCACCTTCAATATTCATAAACATAGGAAGTCCCGCACCGGTACCAACGAACACAGCGTGATAACCATCTTTGTTAATCAGGTCCATTAATTTTCTTGTTTTGCCGACAACAAAATTTGTCTGGAACTCAACTCCCATTTGTGTAAGAGTATCAATCTCTCTGTCGATAATATCATTCGGTAATCTAAATTCAGGAATTCCGTAACGAAGTACACCACCGAGTTTATGGAATGCTTCAAACACTGTAACGTGATGACCTTCTCTTCTGCAGTCAGCGGCGACAACAAGTCCTGCAGGACCGCTTCCCACAACCGCAACTTTTTTCCCGGTTTCATGTTTTACTTCAGGTATAGAAATTTTTCCGGTTGATCTTTCCCAATCAGCGATGAACCTTTCAAGCCTGCCGATTGCAACAGCTTTATCTACATCTTTCAATGCTTTGCCTACCATACAGGTTTGCTGACATTGAACTTCCTGCGGACAAACTCTTCCGCATATAGCTGGAAGCAGACTTGCTTCTTTAATTACTGCGGCAGCATTTTCAAATTCAGCATGTGCTATGTGATTAATGAAACGCGGAATATCTATTCTAACAGGGCAATCATCAACGCAGGTTTTTTTAACACATTGCAGACATCTCATTGCTTCAATACGTGCCTGTTCAATCGTATATCCGAGTGCAACTTCATCAAGATTTTTAATTCGAACTTCCGGTTCCTGTGAAGGCATTTCCTGCGAAGGTATTGCTGTACGTTCTTTATTTTTTAATTCATCATATTTGTCAAGATAGTTGACGATCAGTTCTTTTGCTTCGATTGACAACTGTTCCGCAGATTTGTGATTCATATTCCCCGTTCCTTTCTATCAATTTCAGATTCAAGGTAGCAGTTGTGCATTTCCTTCTCAAATTCTTTATATGAATTAAGTCTTGAGATCATATTATCAAAATCAACTTTGTGCGCATCGAACTCAGGACCATCAACGCAAACAAATTTTGCTTCGTTAGCAACGTTAACCCTGCATCCTCCGCACATACCTGTGCCATCAACCATAATAGTATTTAGAGATACTTGTGTAAATACATTAAAAGGTCTTGTTGTCTCAGCGCAGAATTTCATCATAACAGGCGGACCGATAGCGATAACCATATCCGGTTTTGGATTTCTTTCACAAATTTCTTTTAAAGGTTCAGTGACAAGTGATTTCCTTCCATAAGAACCATCATCAGTACAGACAATAAATTCATCCGCGATTGTTTTCATTTCATCTTCAAGAATTAGCAGATCTTTATTTCTTGCACCTATGATTGTTATAACTTTATTGCCGGCATCTTTTAATGCCTCTGCAATAGGATGAAGTGGAGCTACACCAATACCGCCGCCTACACATACAACAGTACCAAACTTTTCTATGTGAGTCGGTTTTCCAAGTGGACCAACAAGAGCAGGAAGTTCATCACCCTCATTAAGTTTGGAAAGCTGTTGAGTAGTTTTTCCAACAACCTGGAATATGATCGTGATACTTCCTTCAACAGGATCTGCATCAGCGATAGTCAGCGGGATACGTTCACCATAATCATCATCTACCTGAAGAATTATAAATTGTCCTGCTGATCTTTCCTGTGAAATAAGAGGTGAGTGAAGTTTCATCAGAAAAACATCTTGTGAAAGCTGTTTTTTATAGAGGATTTTATTCATATCCTGTCTCCGCCTGGGTTCATAAAATTTCTTAATGCAAAGATATGGGAATTTTGTCCCTAATAAAAAAAATTTATTACTTTGTTAAACAGATAGCATCGTAATTGATTGAATTACATCTAACAAATGATTTTGCGCAGTTGAATTGAATTGTTAAATTAATTCAGCCAGAAAATAATAAGGAGAAAAAATTGATAATAGCCGTCCCAAAAGAAATTATGGAGGGAGAGAACAGAGTTGCCCTCGTTCCTGATACCGCCTCAAAATTAATTAAAGCTGGTTTTGAAATTCATATTGAAAGTGATGCCGGAATTAATTCCGGTTTTACAAATGAAAGTTATTCTTCAGCAGGAGTAAAAGTTATTTCAGATTTAAATGAGCTGTATAATACTGCTGATGTTGTGTTAAAAGTTCAAAGACCGATGGAACATCCTGCAAAAGGCAAACACGAACTTGATCTGATTAAAAAGGGATCAATCCTGATCACCTTCCTTTATCCTCTACACTATTTTGATCTGGCAAAAACCTGTGCAGAAAAAGGTGTTAATGTTATTTCAATGGATTTTATTCCACGCACTACACTCGCGCAAAAAATGGATGCACTAAGCTCACAGGCTAATATAGCTGGTTATAAGAGTGTTATACTTGCCGCTAATCATCTTGGAAAAATATTCCCGTTGCTAATGACAGCCGCAGGAACAATCTCTCCTGCAAAGGTAGTTATTATGGGTGCTGGTGTTGCAGGTTTACAGGCATTGGGAACCGCGAAAAGACTTGGTGCTGTAGTTGAAGTGTCAGATGTTCGCCCCGCAGTTAAAGAAGAGGTTCAGAGTCTTGGTGGAAAATTTATTGAAGTAAAAACAGATGAGTCAATGCAGGATGCCGGCGGTTATGCGAAGGAAGCTTCTGAAGAATTTTTAAAGAAACAAAAAGAACTACTTTTTAAACATATAACTGAAGCAGACATAGTAATTACAACAGCATTAGTTCCCGGTAAAAAAGCTCCGGTGCTTGTTACTGAAGAGATGGTAAAGGATATGCGACCGGGAAGTGTTGTGCTTGACATGGCTGTTGAGTTTGGCGGCAACTGTGAAGTAAGCGAAAAAGGAAAAACAGTTGTTAAACATGGAGTGACAATAATCGGTGAGCCAAATCTTCCAAGCCTCGTTCCAACCCACTCAAGCGAAGTTTATTCAAAAAATCTTCTTAACCTTATAAACCATATTGGTAAAGAAGGAAAGATAGAGTTAAAACTTGATGATGAAATTGTAAAAGGGTCACTGATAACTTACAATGGTGAAGTTGTTAATCCCCGTATTAAAGAATTACTAAACAAATGATTTTAATTAATTAAGAAAAGGGAAATCAATTATGGATGGAAGTATCCTTATGCTTATTTACGTATTCGTACTGGCAATATTTGTCGGCTTCGAATTGATAACTAAAGTTCCTCCAACTCTTCACACACCGTTAATGTCGGGTTCAAATGCGATATCGGGTATAACGATTGTCGGTGCGCTGCTAAGTGCCGGTATGGAAGAGTTTACTATAAGCACAATACTCGGAATGATTGCAGTTATTTTTGCAATGATTAATGTTGTCGGCGGTTTTATGGTTACTGACCGCATGTTAAAAATGTTTAAGAAGAAGTGAGATAAACATGACAATATTAATAGAAATTACATACCTGCTTTCCTCAATATTATTCATCTTCGGGATAAAAAAATTAGGTTCCCCCAAAACTGCAGTTCGCGGAAATCAATTAGCAGCATTGGGAATGCTTCTGGCTATTGTAGCAACTTTAGTCGATAAACATATTGTTACTTATGAATGGATACTGATCGGATTAGCGATAGGTTCATTGATCGGTGCGGTACTGGCAATTAAAGTTCAGATGACAGGTATGCCGCAAATGGTAGGACTGCTTAACGGTTTTGGAGGTGCGGCTTCAACGCTTGTAGCATTATCTGAGTATTATAAGATTGCACCTTACATAGCAGTTGATACAGGAATAGCAATTGTTCTAAGTTTACTTATCGGCGGAAT
It includes:
- a CDS encoding T9SS type A sorting domain-containing protein, whose product is MNFIPRADTIAYTDYTQLNDVVRTVPFQLNQNSEFYFSNLYYTLYGEVADTALTEIDAVSFRVELVDQFTQTVVGTFDDITYNKNNLEKYENISYQVNCSNIQPGEYYLRLVTTAVGSTEYNLANVQTSTSNLAKKNYETIFFDGKGLPEEYSLEQNYPNPFNPTTLINYQIPKDGLVTIKVYDIIGKEVTTLVNETKSVGRYSINFDGSNLASGVYIYQLRSGDFVSSKKMMLIK
- the gltA gene encoding NADPH-dependent glutamate synthase, which produces MNHKSAEQLSIEAKELIVNYLDKYDELKNKERTAIPSQEMPSQEPEVRIKNLDEVALGYTIEQARIEAMRCLQCVKKTCVDDCPVRIDIPRFINHIAHAEFENAAAVIKEASLLPAICGRVCPQEVQCQQTCMVGKALKDVDKAVAIGRLERFIADWERSTGKISIPEVKHETGKKVAVVGSGPAGLVVAADCRREGHHVTVFEAFHKLGGVLRYGIPEFRLPNDIIDREIDTLTQMGVEFQTNFVVGKTRKLMDLINKDGYHAVFVGTGAGLPMFMNIEGENLVGVFSANEYLTRANLMRAFEKGKADTPIYPSKNVAVLGGGNVAMDAARMAKRLGAENVYVVYRRTEVEMPARKEEVAHAKEEGIEFYFLQNAKKILGNEKGRVNAMECLRYELGEPDSSGRRRPVVIPGSEFILDVDTIIVAIGNGSNPLISQTTPEINVNKWGNILVDETQKTSVDRIFAGGDIVLGAATVILAMGEGRRAAASINKMLADEIGKEKIE
- a CDS encoding sulfide/dihydroorotate dehydrogenase-like FAD/NAD-binding protein encodes the protein MNKILYKKQLSQDVFLMKLHSPLISQERSAGQFIILQVDDDYGERIPLTIADADPVEGSITIIFQVVGKTTQQLSKLNEGDELPALVGPLGKPTHIEKFGTVVCVGGGIGVAPLHPIAEALKDAGNKVITIIGARNKDLLILEDEMKTIADEFIVCTDDGSYGRKSLVTEPLKEICERNPKPDMVIAIGPPVMMKFCAETTRPFNVFTQVSLNTIMVDGTGMCGGCRVNVANEAKFVCVDGPEFDAHKVDFDNMISRLNSYKEFEKEMHNCYLESEIDRKERGI
- a CDS encoding Re/Si-specific NAD(P)(+) transhydrogenase subunit alpha; its protein translation is MIIAVPKEIMEGENRVALVPDTASKLIKAGFEIHIESDAGINSGFTNESYSSAGVKVISDLNELYNTADVVLKVQRPMEHPAKGKHELDLIKKGSILITFLYPLHYFDLAKTCAEKGVNVISMDFIPRTTLAQKMDALSSQANIAGYKSVILAANHLGKIFPLLMTAAGTISPAKVVIMGAGVAGLQALGTAKRLGAVVEVSDVRPAVKEEVQSLGGKFIEVKTDESMQDAGGYAKEASEEFLKKQKELLFKHITEADIVITTALVPGKKAPVLVTEEMVKDMRPGSVVLDMAVEFGGNCEVSEKGKTVVKHGVTIIGEPNLPSLVPTHSSEVYSKNLLNLINHIGKEGKIELKLDDEIVKGSLITYNGEVVNPRIKELLNK
- a CDS encoding NAD(P) transhydrogenase subunit alpha, which codes for MDGSILMLIYVFVLAIFVGFELITKVPPTLHTPLMSGSNAISGITIVGALLSAGMEEFTISTILGMIAVIFAMINVVGGFMVTDRMLKMFKKK